GATAGTATCTTCATTATTTGATTTTTGATTCATTTTAAAATAGAACACTTTTGAATCTGGTACTTTTTCTAAGTTGGGATTATTTTCGTTTTGTTTAACATGTTCACCAAAGATTTCTGCTAAATCAAGTTCATCGCTTTGGAATAAGTTAAAGGCAGTTCCTGCTTCTTTGATGACATCCACATGAACTTCATCTAATTTTACTTTATCCGTATCGTAGTACTCTGGATTTCTTTCTAAGTCCCATTCCATAGAGGATTGATCCCAATTTTTCATAGTAAAAGCGCCATTGGATAGAATTTTTTCACTATCATTTCCGTACTCTTTTCCATATTCTTCAACAAATTCTTCATTTTGTGGGAAAAATGGAGGGAAAGTCATCAGAGAAGTAAAATAAGGAACTGGTTTTTCTAATTGAACTTCTAACTCTTTATCACTAACAGCTTTAACACCTAGTTCTTCAGGGTCCGCTCCATCATTAATAATTCCAGAACCATTTTCAACTGTTCCATCGAGTAAAAACATGTAGTTTGCTTCATTTTCTGGGCTTGCTAGTCTTTGCCAAGCATAAACAAAATCATCTGCAGTGACTGGGTCCCCATTACTCCAATTGGCATCATCTCGTAGTTGAATTGTGTAGGTTTTTCCATCTTCAGAAACTTCCGGCATCTCTTTGGCTACTGCTGGTACAACTTCATTATCCTGGTCAATCCTATACAATCCTTCAAAAACATGAACTTGCGCATTGATACTTGCGGTATCTTGTGTAACTAATGTATTCATAGAGGCGACTTCATTGGTTTCCATCAGATTAACTGTTTGTTCATTTCCATTTCCTGAACTAGCATTTTCTGTATCTTGCCCAGTTGTACAACCAACAAGGATGATACTCATCATAAAACTAATACAACCCCATACCATTTTCTTTTTCATTGAAGCTCCCCCTTTTTTTAACTCACTCTTCTAAGAATTCAAACCTTATTAAACTAACCTCCCATTCTAATTGATTAAAATGTAAGCCACGTTGCGCTGACTC
This region of Tetragenococcus osmophilus genomic DNA includes:
- a CDS encoding peptide ABC transporter substrate-binding protein yields the protein MKKKMVWGCISFMMSIILVGCTTGQDTENASSGNGNEQTVNLMETNEVASMNTLVTQDTASINAQVHVFEGLYRIDQDNEVVPAVAKEMPEVSEDGKTYTIQLRDDANWSNGDPVTADDFVYAWQRLASPENEANYMFLLDGTVENGSGIINDGADPEELGVKAVSDKELEVQLEKPVPYFTSLMTFPPFFPQNEEFVEEYGKEYGNDSEKILSNGAFTMKNWDQSSMEWDLERNPEYYDTDKVKLDEVHVDVIKEAGTAFNLFQSDELDLAEIFGEHVKQNENNPNLEKVPDSKVFYFKMNQKSNNEDTIFANSDVRKAVAYAIDKEGIVDDVLADGSTASYGYIPKDFVKNPETEADFREDAGDLMKTDEKKAKEHWDKAKEEIGDEITIELLTSDEDDEKKVAETVQYQLQEALPGLNLEVKSVPLNNSIDLTRDGDYELAMGRWGPDYQDPMTYLESLHSPNNTNYESDKYDDLLDKITNDYGNDPEKRWEAMIDAEKALVEEDTAIVPLYQQTRSLLVKDNLNGIYYPNFGASTIFKYATYE